GCCCTTGGCGGCGATGGCGTCGATGCGGCGGTTGATTTCCGTCTTGGCGGCGGGGTGATAGCTGTGGGCCGTCTTCGGGCCGATGATGTGGGTGAGCTTGATGCCCTCGGCGGCGAGCGCCTTCTCCATGATGTCGGCGGCCTGCTTTTGCAGGTCGATCTCGCCGCTGTAGGCCACGACCGGGAGGTTGAAGAAGTTGGCCGCGTAGTCCGTGCAGTCATACATGTGCCAGAGTTTCTTCTCGAACCACGCGGGCTGGAGCGTCTCGTTCTGGAACACCTTCAAGAAGTCCGGCGTCTCGCTGAAGCCCGCGCCGGGCGCCGCCGCGCAGAAGAATCCCGGGAAGTGCGCCGCAAACTGCCAGCATCCGGCGCCGCCCATCGAGAAGCCGCGGACCACGATGCGGTCGTCGTCCACGGGATAATACTTCCGCGCGTGGCCGAGGGCCTCGAAGAGATCCACTTCGCCGGCGAGTTTGTTCGCGCAGCAGTAGCGGCCGTAAAGGTGCAGCACGTAGGCGTTGGGCGGGACGAACTGGCCGGGATTCTTCTGCACGCCGTCCATGAACGCGAGTTCGCTCAGTGTCTCGCCGCGACCGTGAATCCAAAAGTCCATCCGCAGCGGCGCGCCACCCGGCACGAAGCCCGGCGGCACGACCATCCCGTAAGGTTGCACGGAGCCGTCGATCCTGGACTGGTAGCCGCGCGCCACAAGGCCGGTCTGCGCGAGCCACGGCGCCTTGCCGTCGCGCAGGGCCGCGGCGCGCTCGCCGCCCTGCTTGAGGAAGTTGCGCGCCGTGTTGACCTGGTTCGAGTTGTAGAACTCGTCGAAACGCAGCGCCCAGTCGACGGCCTTGTGGTAGATCTGCACGTCGGGCAGCAGGTCGAGCAGGGCGGGCCTGGACTTGAGGGTGACGCGGAGCGCCTCGATGTCCTTCGCGAGCGCAGCGGCACCGGCGGTGAGTTCGGCTCGCGCGGCGTCGGGAATCTTGATGCCCGGCGGCGGCACGGGGCGGACCTTGTCGGCGAGGTTGTCCGCGGGGCCGTCCGCGAGCAGCACGGCGGCGACGGCGAGCGGGAGCGAAAGGAGGAGCGGGCGTTTCATGCGCCCGCTTTCATAGAGGAATGCGACGAAGCTCCAAGTCCAAATTTCAGCGGCGCGGACGGCTACTTGTTCGAGGTGACGGCGGGCGTCTCGCGTTTCACGACAAATCGTTCCTCGCGAAGGATCCTGCCCCACTGGTCCACGCCGCGGACGACGAGCGTGTTCTCGCCGGCGGCGAGCGCGACGTTCGAGAGCCGCCACCGGGTCTCGGCGGGCCATTCGAGCCGGGCCTTGGGTTGCCCGTCCACGATGACCTTGAAGATGCCGTAGGGCGCGATGCCTTCGAGCGTGATGGTGTCCGAGGCCGTGGCCATCGGCTGCCCGTTGTTGGAAGTGACCTTGAAGTTGACCTTGTAGTTGTCGCCCATGCGTTGCAGGGCGAACTGCTCGCGCAGGTCAAAGAACCGGCGGTAGGCGGCCATGTCGATGGTGTAGGCCGAGCTGGAGTCCTCCTCCGCGCGCATCCACGCCTCGATGCGCGGCGAGTTCTTCGTGTAGTTCTCGAGAATCTCGACGAGGTAGTAGTGGAACAGGCGCCGGATGTAGGGCTTGTCGAGCAGGTTGTTCACGTTGCCGCCCCAGAAGCCCTCCTGCGACTTGGGGTCGAAGCCTCCAAACGCAAAGTCCGCGTCCCACAGCAGGCACATCCAGCGGCCGTCGGTGGACTTGCGGTAGAAGAAGCAGTTGTGCGCCGTGCCCATGCTGAACGTGTCGCTGTCCTTCGAGTAGCCGCGGACGGCCCAGTTCTTGAGCGTGAGTTCGAGGTCGAAGATGCGGTTGATCTCCTCCTCCGTGAACCTGTTCTGTCCGACCGTGCGGAGCATGTGCAGGAGGTTGTTGAAGTTGTCCTCCTCCTCGCCGGTGCGCTTGTTCCAGATGATGCGGTAGTTGTTGGGGTCGTCGCCGAAATTGGTGTTCAGCGCCGCGGTGCGCTGCGGGCCGCCCGTGTTGTCGTCCTTGTAGTAAAACATGTAGGTCGTGCGATAGAGCTCGCCCTGCGCGCCGTCCTTGAAGATGCGGTTCAGGAAATCGTTGTTGAACACCTCGGAGTCTTCCCGGAACTCGAAGTTGCCGTTGTTGATGACGTGCCGGACAAACTCGACCTGCGCGACGGGATGACCGAGCAGGTAGAGCATGTAGTTCGCAAGCCGTGTGTTGGGGTTGTTCGAGTCCCACGTGAGCTTCATGCGCCCTCGAAACGTGTGGTCGATCGGAAGTTTGAACTTCGCGCGGTTGAGCGAGACGTCGCGGGTGAAGGAACTCCCGGCCGGATGCACGCGCGCGTTGTAAAAGATGTCGCGCTCGTTGCTGACGAACGTGGCATTGAGGTAGCGGTTCGAGAGCCGCGGGAACCGGAACAGGTGCTTGTTCGTGTTGCCCTGCGAAAGCCGGTCGAGGTCCGCCGGGGAAATCACGAAGCGCTGCACCCGCAGGTCGCGCGGCACCGGACGGCTGTCCACCAGGAACATCGCAGGCATCTCGGCGCCCTTCCGCGGGAGGACCGTCGCATCACCATGCGCGACGGCACGGACGTAGAACTGCACGATCTGCCCCTCGCCCCTGTATTCGGGGAGAAGCGCCGTGTAAATGCCGTCACCGGCGGCTTCGTCCCCGTTCGAGCCGTCATCGGTCATGACTTTCGACTGCCATGGCGCGGTGTCGTCGAGCACGGCCGGCCGGTGCGCGAGCGTGACCGCGCCCTTGGGAAGCGGAAGCACGGAACGGACTTGCGCGGTCACCTTGACCGTCTCGTTCGTGCGCGGGATGGCGGGATAGTGCGTGAGTTCGTCGAGTTGCGCCGCGGGCGTGGGCAGGATGCGTGAGTTCGGCTTGCCCGGCGTGCCGAGTTGGGACGGCACCTCGATCAGGAAGTTCTTCGCCACGCTCCAATCCCATGTGTGCGCGATGAGGTGCGGGCGCCCGGCGACCCACTTGGCCTCGAACCGAATCTCATAAGGCTCGCCCTTGGTCAGCCCCGGCGCGTCGATCTCCACGCGGTTGACGCGATTGTCGCCGCGGCCCTCGGAGATGATGTGGAGCTGGCCGTTGTTGGTCATGAAGCTCGCCCAGTGGTTGCCCTGCCACAGCCAGCCGGTGGCGCTCGATCCGTTGGTCGAGAACCGGTTCGCGTTCGTCAGCACATTCGGGGGCTGGCCGTTCTTGAGGAGCTGCACGTTCTGCACCACCACGTGGCCCGCGGCGGCGAGGTAGAGATGGAGCTCGCGAAAGTCCGCCGGGTCGCCCATCGGGTTGAGTTCCTGAAACGTCGCGCGGTGCGTGTAGGTCTTGAACTGCGCCTTCTGCGCCTCGTTGCTGGGCGCCCATGCGGACGAGAGCGAGTTGTCCATGAGCGGATTGCGCAGCTCGAGGCTGCTGCCGCCGCCGCGCGCGAGCTCCGGCCACTCGCCGCCGGCCTTGTAATCCACCTCGTCGGCGAGATTTCCCGCGGCGTCCTCGAGCCGGAGCAGGTCGCCATCGTTCGAGAGCTTGCCCTCGAAGTCGCCGATGACGTTGATCGGCCCGTGCACGGCGCGCATGAACGCGGCGTCCGCGGCCACGACCAGGAACTCGCCGGGCCGCAGCCGCTGGCGCTCGGGAAACTTGTAGTTGATGCCGCCGTGCAGCGACCAGCCCGAGAGGCTGACCGTGGATTTGCCACGGTTGAACAGTTCCACGAACTCGCCCTTCCCCTGCGTCGAGGGCGGCTTGAACATGATCTCGTTGATGACGATGTCGGTGTGGCGCGCGGGATTGTTGGTCGCGCCCTTTGTGGGCTTCTCGCCGACATACCACTCGCGCCCGCCGTCGGGCATCACCTGCCAGTTCCCGCCGTGCTTGGAGACGACGAACACGCGCGCATCGAGCACCACGCCCTCGCGGTCGTGCACGAACACGGTGACCTCTTCCTGCTTCACCGCGAACGGCGCGTCGAACGCCCGCGCGCCGTTCGGCGGCACCTCGCCCTTCAAGGCCACTTTGTCCGAAAAGTCCGGCTTCGAGGACATGAACAGCCCCGTGAGCGGGAAGTTTGTGCGGCCCGGGTTGAACAGCTCGATCCAGTCCACCTTGCGCGGGCCGTCGAACTGGATCTCGTTCAACCGCAGCCGCCGCGCGAGACCGGTCTGGCTCACGTTCGGCGCGGCGGGCGTGGGCTCCATGAACTGAAACCACGCCGGGCTGCCCGCCGGCTTGCGGCCCACCGAGCGGCCCTCGGGAATGAACTCGCGCACCGCGTTCACCACGGTCTTGCCGTCGGGCGCCGTGAGGTAAACGGTCACGGGCGGACCGGGCACGAGTCCCGCCGCCGCGAAGTCCACCGTTGCAAACGCCTTCGGCCGCACAATGAGGTCGCCCGGGATCTGGTGGCGGGTGAGGTGCGTCGCGAGGCTCGAGAGATAGTGGCCGCGCAGGTTGATGGGCACGTTGCCGTCGTTGTAAAACTCGACGAAGCCCTTTCCCGACGTGCCGGGGTGGACTTCGTTGATCGTCACCGCGCTTTGCGCGAGCTGCGTCGTGTTTGGCAGCACCATGCGCATGCCGAAGCACAGGTCCGGGCTGTTGGCGGCCTGGTTGTGCACCTCCACCGCGAGCACGTTCGTGCCGCGCACGATGCGGCTGCCGGGGATGGTGATCACGGACTTCTCCTCCGCCGGATCGGTCACGGCGCGGTTCGCGGCGGTCGTGGGCAGGATGTTCCCGCCGGGCAATCCCACCCGCCCGACCTCCTGCCCGTTCAAATAATACACCGCGCCGTCGTCAACAATCTGGTCGATGACGAAATTCAGCCGCGCCGGGTCGTTGGTGAAGACAAACTTGCGCCGGAAGTAGTAGGTGGTGAGCCCGAACTGCACCCGCGTGCGGATGCCGGGCGGCGGCACCTTGCCCGACTGGCTGAAGCCGAACATGCCCACGCCCTGCGGCCACGCGGCGTCGTTGAAGTTCGTCGTGCGCCACTGCGCGTCCACGGCGCGGTTCACGGCCCAATAACGCCACGCGTCCTCATAATCCATCAGCACCGTGCCCGACTGCTGCGAGACGATCTCCGGATTGGCGACCGGGACTTCCGTGGAGCCGAACGGGTCCGCTCCCGGCGCGATGTTCGGGCGGTTGCTGACGGTCCAGTTGCGCCAGTCGTCGATGTCGGTGTCGGAGTTGCGAAGCACCAGGCAGTGGCCGGTGCCATTGGCGGCCGTGTGCCAGTTGCCGCGGTCCGAATACTTCACCGAGCACTGCGACAGGCCGTTCTTGTCGCGCAGCGTAATCTTGCCGCCGATCTTGCCGAGCCGGCCGACCCACGGTCCGAAGATGCGCACGTGCGCGGGAACCTTGTAAGCCGCGCGCACCGCCGCCGGGTCCGCGCTCGACACCACCACTCGCTCGAAGGGCTTGAGGAACGAGGCGAGCCCGTTGGTGCGGTTGAACGCCGGAAACTCGAACTCCACCTGCCCGGTGAGCCGCCAGTTCGAGATGTCAATCGGCGTCGCCGTGATGTTCGCCAGCTCCACGTATTCCGGCAGGTCGCGCGCCGGGAAATACATGATCTTCGTGAGCACCACCTGCTCCGCCGGCGCGCGCGCGGCCAGCATCGCGACCGCGAGCGCCGCAAGCGTCCGTGTCCAATTGAGAGATGGGGCGAAGCGACGCATCGCGGACGGTTTGTGCGGGTTCCGGCACTCGATCAACGCCGAGACACTATGCCGAAAACCCCGGCGAGTCGAAGCCGATTTTGGACCCCGCAGTCGCGGGATGAACCGCCGCACCAACCGGATCCAACAGCTCACCTCCGGCGGCCCCGTCACCGACACCTACCAATACGACGGCACGGACCAGGTAACCAACGTTGGCGGCAGAGGGTGGCTGAGTAGACACTTGGGCGCGGGCTAGAGCCCGCTTCGGCTTGACGGACACCGGGGAGGGGTGATGCGGCATCCTTGCCGTGTTCCACGGGCTGACCGCGTCTAAACGGTTCGCCGATGCCACACGTCGCATCAATTTCAAGCCCGCGCCCGCATGCGCCGGTCAGGCGCGCTTCGAACAGCCATTCCGCCTTGGCGCGGACTTATTTGAACTTCTCCAACTGCTTCAAGGTCTCGTCGAGGCAGTATTTGATGTAGTAGTCGGGCTTGGAGGGGTCGGCTTCCTTTTCGAGCGCGCCGAGGGCGACTTCGGCGGCCTTGCTGGTCTTGAAGAAGCTGCACGCACGGATGGCCTCGAGGCGGACGCGCGGGTGGGCGTCGGCGGCTTGCGCGGCGAGGAGCGTGAGCGGGTCGGTCACGCGGTCGCGCCAGTAGCAGAGCACGCGCGTGGCGGCGGCGCGGGCGCGGGGGTCGGTCGAGCGCAGCATGCGCTTGAGGAGCGGCTCGTTCACCACGTTGTGCCATTGGTGGACCCACAGCGCCTCCATCATGTGGTGCTCGTATTCTTTGTCGGACTTGTCGAGGGCGTCGGCCCACTTGCGGACGGCGGCGACGACCTTCGCCGTGTCGTGTTTGCTGAGTTCGATCTTGGCGCGGGTGCGCACGTCGTCCTCGGGGGTCTTCAGCGCGTTGAGCAGCGCCTCGACGGGCTGGCCGTCGATTTTGACGACGGGCAGGAGCGGCCGGCCCTCGGCGGTGATGCGGTAGATGCGGCCGTGGGTCTTGTCGCGGTGGGGGTCGCGGATGTGGTGCTGCATGTGGCCGATGAGTTCCTTGGCCCAGTCGCAGAAGTAGAGCGAGCCATCGGGCGCGACGGCGGCGCAGATGGGGCGGAAGTTGGGGATCATGGCGTTGTCACCTTGGAGGAGGTGTTCGAGGGATTCGCCCTTGATGCCCGCGCCGTCCTCGGAAAACTTCGCGCGGTAGATTCCCTGGAAGCCGATGACGTTGATGTTGAGGAAATTTCCCTGGAACTCGTCGGGGAAATGCCGCGACGAGAGGATGGCCGTGCCGGGGCACGGTCGCGAGGGGTTGTTCCAGAACTTCTTCAGGTTTCCGTGCTTCGCGGGGAAATCGATGTGGCCGCTGAACGCGGGGCCGAAGTAGTTGGCGTTGCCAGTGGCGTCGGTGATGAAGTCGTTGCCCCAATAGTCGAAGACGCGGCCGTGCGGGTTGGCGAAGCCGTAGGGGACGTAGCGCTCGAATTTGTGGGTGAACGGCTCGTAGCGGAAAATCGCGCCGTCGGTGTTGCGCACGGGGCCGTCGAGCGTCTCGACCTGGGTGCGGTGGAAGACGCCGTCGCTCAGGAACGTGTCGCCGCCGGGGCCGTAGCACATGGAGTTGGCGGTGTGATGCGAGTCGGCGGAGTCTATGCCCATGAGCACGCGCTCCTTCCAGTCGGCCTTGCCGTCGCCGTTCGTGTCGCGCACGAACCACAGGTCGGGTGCCTGCATGGCGAGGACGCCGTCCTTGTGGAACTGAAAACCCGTCGGGCAATTCAAGCCGTCCAGGTAGGTGCTGACTTTCGAGGCCTTGCCGTCGGCGCCGAGTTCGAACACGAGCAGCTTGTCCTTCACGCGATCGGTGGGGCGAAGTTCGGGATAGCTCGGCCATGCCGCGACCCAGAGGCGGCCCCGGGTGTCGAACGCCATCTGCACCGGGCTCACGAGGTCGGGGAAGCGCACCTCGTCGGCGACGAGGGTGATCTTGAGGCCCTTGGCCACGGTGATGTGCTTGATGGTGTCCTCGCCGCTGAGGAAGGGCTTGATGTCGGGCTTGTTCGACGCGGGCAGCATGCGCACGGGCGGGAGGTTTGAATCGTCCACTTTGATGTCGAGGCCCTTCGCCACGGCCCACACGCGGCGGTCGCGGTTCTCGGTCTTCAAGTCGCGCTGCTTCATCTCGTCCTGCATGGTCTGGTAGTTCGAGATGTAGGGCGCCTCGGGATTGCGCTCGTTTTGCTTGAAGCCCGCCTTGCCCGGCGTGAAGGCGAGCGCGGAACGGCCGCCATACACATTGAAGCCGTCCACGGTGCGGTAGCGCGCGTGCCACTCGGCGTTCTTGTCGAGGATGGCGTCGCGAAGCTTGTCGAGCCGGCCGGTCGGCGGCGATTGTCCGAACAGCGCGCGAAAGATGTCGGGAGCGATGGCCTTGTCGCCGGCCTCGGTGAGGTGAGCGGTGTTGAAGGTCAGCGACTGCCTCGCCTTCGCGGCGCGCGCGTAGGCCGCCTGCGAGATCGTGAAGAGGTTCACCATCGGCACGTGGTTGGCCTTGGCGACCTCGTCCATGGCCGCGGTGTATTGTTGCAGCACCGCATTGCGCGCGGCGGGGTCGGGGAGGTTCGGGTCGGGGTGCTTTTCCAGCGCGAGCGGGGAGAACAGCACGAGCCGGGCGGCGCCTTGGCCGCCGTAGTTCTTCGCCTTGGTCTCCTTCACGAACACGTCGAGCTCGGCTTTGAATTTTGCGAGCCCGGCCTCGCCGGCGAACGATTCGTTGAAGCCGAAAAACGCGAAGACGACGTCGGCCTTGACCAGCCTGAGCCAGTCGTCGTTGGAGCCGAAGTTGTCGGAGCGGTTGCGCAGCACCTTGTTGCCCCGGGCGACCTTCGCGGCGGCGGCCTCGGACGCGACCTTGCTGACGGGCGTGGCGGACTTGTCGTCCTTGGGGACGGCCTCGAGGAAGCCGCCAACCTCGTCGCCGGACGCCGCGAGATTGCGGAACACGAGGTCGTGCTTCGGGAACTTCGCGGCGATGAGCGTCTCGAGCCAGCCGTGGTGCTGCATGCGGTCGGCCGTGGCGTTGCCGATGAGCGCGATGCGGT
This is a stretch of genomic DNA from Verrucomicrobiota bacterium. It encodes these proteins:
- a CDS encoding azurin, which produces MQHHGWLETLIAAKFPKHDLVFRNLAASGDEVGGFLEAVPKDDKSATPVSKVASEAAAAKVARGNKVLRNRSDNFGSNDDWLRLVKADVVFAFFGFNESFAGEAGLAKFKAELDVFVKETKAKNYGGQGAARLVLFSPLALEKHPDPNLPDPAARNAVLQQYTAAMDEVAKANHVPMVNLFTISQAAYARAAKARQSLTFNTAHLTEAGDKAIAPDIFRALFGQSPPTGRLDKLRDAILDKNAEWHARYRTVDGFNVYGGRSALAFTPGKAGFKQNERNPEAPYISNYQTMQDEMKQRDLKTENRDRRVWAVAKGLDIKVDDSNLPPVRMLPASNKPDIKPFLSGEDTIKHITVAKGLKITLVADEVRFPDLVSPVQMAFDTRGRLWVAAWPSYPELRPTDRVKDKLLVFELGADGKASKVSTYLDGLNCPTGFQFHKDGVLAMQAPDLWFVRDTNGDGKADWKERVLMGIDSADSHHTANSMCYGPGGDTFLSDGVFHRTQVETLDGPVRNTDGAIFRYEPFTHKFERYVPYGFANPHGRVFDYWGNDFITDATGNANYFGPAFSGHIDFPAKHGNLKKFWNNPSRPCPGTAILSSRHFPDEFQGNFLNINVIGFQGIYRAKFSEDGAGIKGESLEHLLQGDNAMIPNFRPICAAVAPDGSLYFCDWAKELIGHMQHHIRDPHRDKTHGRIYRITAEGRPLLPVVKIDGQPVEALLNALKTPEDDVRTRAKIELSKHDTAKVVAAVRKWADALDKSDKEYEHHMMEALWVHQWHNVVNEPLLKRMLRSTDPRARAAATRVLCYWRDRVTDPLTLLAAQAADAHPRVRLEAIRACSFFKTSKAAEVALGALEKEADPSKPDYYIKYCLDETLKQLEKFK